A stretch of Monomorium pharaonis isolate MP-MQ-018 chromosome 7, ASM1337386v2, whole genome shotgun sequence DNA encodes these proteins:
- the LOC105828569 gene encoding uncharacterized protein LOC105828569: MARVPDIPDTKAIEGERPMSIMRRMGRERERMLGMTDEERAWRKKWLDAQKLAPEEPVMPKGYYEEMYNPIRRFYMAPMNKFQNMLEPFTGHTVAYVTRHFLSRAAVGIIGIYCFYYHLKYNKMNWMRQGGWQITVSRSKMYPDNKDLNVLYKTKGDQFYVNNFDKSPI, encoded by the exons ATGGCACG aGTACCAGATATCCCGGACACCAAGGCCATAGAAGGAGAGAGGCCTATGTCCATCATGCGTCGTATGGGACGTGAAAGAGAACGGATGCTGGGAATGACGGATGAGGAGCGAGCATGGAGAAAGAAGTGGTTAGATGCTCAGAAACTCGCGCCCGAGGAGCCTGTGATGCCAAAGGGGTATTACGAAGAGATGTACAACCCGATCAGAAGATTTTACATGGCACCAATGAACAAATTTCAGAACATGTTAGAGCCATTTACg GGTCATACAGTGGCATATGTAACGCGGCATTTTTTAAGCAGAGCCGCAGTGGGTATTATTGGAATCTATTGCTTCTACTATCATCTAAAGTATAACAAAATG AATTGGATGAGGCAGGGTGGATGGCAGATCACGGTGTCTAGATCCAAAATGTATCCTGACAATAAGGATCTAAATGTCTTGTACAAAACTAAAGGCGATCAATTCTATGTGAACAATTTCGACAAGTCCCctatataa
- the LOC105839583 gene encoding uncharacterized protein LOC105839583, protein MEFFDESESEADTVSPNRNVDADFIAANHGNVQLYQEKEHVKEFCDKLAAGLSTASDIVPSLDNDVNITIKTEEDNFMSVWLPESDFFTNDCDVVQNAVEMQGLQYIVCKL, encoded by the exons atggaattttttgATGAATCTGAATCAGAAGCAGACACTGTTTCACCAAACAGAAACGTTGATGCTGACTTTATTGCTGCTAATCATGGAAATGTTCAACtttatcaagaaaaagaaCATGTTAAAGAGTTCTGTGATAAACTTGCAGCAG gaCTGTCTACAGCTTCAGATATTGTGCCTTCTCTTGATAACGACGTCAACATCACCATCAAAACAGAAGAAGACAACTTTATGTCAGTGTGGCTCCCAGAATCTGATTTTTTTACCAA tGATTGCGATGTAGTCCAAAATGCAGTAGAAATGCAAGGGTTGCAGTATATAGTGTGTAAGTTGTAA
- the LOC105839581 gene encoding exosome complex exonuclease RRP42 isoform X1, with product MAETPLSLGEKTFITHGVDLDLRNDGRSRYQYRPLEIETRLMKHAHGSARLRIGNITDVLVGVKLEIDTPYAERPGEGKLDFFVDCSANASPAFEGKGGDDLATEISNVLSMAYQTPDAFDLKQLCIIPHKKCWKMYVDILILQCGGNLFDTVGAAVKAALYNTEIPRVITAMLDGGEPDIQVSDDPYDCIKLDVTNYPLVVTVCKIGDNFVIDPTSEEESCSTASILMSVMPNGKVTSVVKLGYGSLLPSTLIKMIKFFEFTGRKRYQSQAKRSCYDRTKRGDQAWPNEAYIRLS from the exons ATGGCCGAGACTCCTTTAAGTTTGGGCGAGAAGACATTTATTACTCATGGAGTTGAC ctTGACCTCAGAAATGACGGTCGGTCCAGGTATCAATATCGTCCTCTCGAGATCGAGACCAGGCTAATGAAGCACGCACATGGATCAGCGAGATTACGTATCGGCAACATCACAGATGTTTTGGTTGGGGTGAAACTAGAGATTGACACACCGTACGCCGAAAGACCGGGCGAGGGCAAATTGGACTTTTTCGTAGATTG TTCTGCTAACGCCTCACCGGCGTTTGAAGGTAAAGGTGGGGACGATTTGGCGACCGAGATCAGCAATGTTCTCTCTATGGCTTACCAGACGCCGGATGCCTTTGATTTGAAACAACTATGTATAATACCTCATAAGAAATGTTGGAAAATGTATGTGGACATTTTG ATCCTTCAATGTGGTGGAAATTTGTTCGACACGGTGGGCGCTGCGGTGAAGGCGGCGTTGTATAACACTGAAATCCCAAGAGTGATCACGGCAATGCTCGACGGTGGCGAGCCAGATATTCAGGTATCAGACGATCCTTATGATTGTATCAAGCTGGATGTCACAAATTATCCATTGGTAGTAACAGTATGCAAG ATTGGAGATAACTTCGTGATAGATCCAACGTCGGAAGAAGAATCCTGTAGCACTGCTAGTATCCTTATGTCCGTGATGCCAAATGGCAAGGTGACGTCTGTAGTCAAGCTAGGATACGGCAGCCTGCTACCTAGCACCTTGATTAAAATGATTAAG TTTTTCGAGTTTACAGGTCGGAAAAGATATCAGTCTCAAGCTAAACGAAGCTGTTATGATCGGACTAAAAGAGGAGACCAAGCTTGGCCCAATGAAGCCTATATTCGGCTTTCTTAG
- the LOC105839581 gene encoding exosome complex exonuclease RRP42 isoform X2 encodes MAETPLSLGEKTFITHGVDLDLRNDGRSRYQYRPLEIETRLMKHAHGSARLRIGNITDVLVGVKLEIDTPYAERPGEGKLDFFVDCSANASPAFEGKGGDDLATEISNVLSMAYQTPDAFDLKQLCIIPHKKCWKMYVDILILQCGGNLFDTVGAAVKAALYNTEIPRVITAMLDGGEPDIQVSDDPYDCIKLDVTNYPLVVTVCKIGDNFVIDPTSEEESCSTASILMSVMPNGKVTSVVKLGYGSLLPSTLIKMIKVGKDISLKLNEAVMIGLKEETKLGPMKPIFGFLR; translated from the exons ATGGCCGAGACTCCTTTAAGTTTGGGCGAGAAGACATTTATTACTCATGGAGTTGAC ctTGACCTCAGAAATGACGGTCGGTCCAGGTATCAATATCGTCCTCTCGAGATCGAGACCAGGCTAATGAAGCACGCACATGGATCAGCGAGATTACGTATCGGCAACATCACAGATGTTTTGGTTGGGGTGAAACTAGAGATTGACACACCGTACGCCGAAAGACCGGGCGAGGGCAAATTGGACTTTTTCGTAGATTG TTCTGCTAACGCCTCACCGGCGTTTGAAGGTAAAGGTGGGGACGATTTGGCGACCGAGATCAGCAATGTTCTCTCTATGGCTTACCAGACGCCGGATGCCTTTGATTTGAAACAACTATGTATAATACCTCATAAGAAATGTTGGAAAATGTATGTGGACATTTTG ATCCTTCAATGTGGTGGAAATTTGTTCGACACGGTGGGCGCTGCGGTGAAGGCGGCGTTGTATAACACTGAAATCCCAAGAGTGATCACGGCAATGCTCGACGGTGGCGAGCCAGATATTCAGGTATCAGACGATCCTTATGATTGTATCAAGCTGGATGTCACAAATTATCCATTGGTAGTAACAGTATGCAAG ATTGGAGATAACTTCGTGATAGATCCAACGTCGGAAGAAGAATCCTGTAGCACTGCTAGTATCCTTATGTCCGTGATGCCAAATGGCAAGGTGACGTCTGTAGTCAAGCTAGGATACGGCAGCCTGCTACCTAGCACCTTGATTAAAATGATTAAG GTCGGAAAAGATATCAGTCTCAAGCTAAACGAAGCTGTTATGATCGGACTAAAAGAGGAGACCAAGCTTGGCCCAATGAAGCCTATATTCGGCTTTCTTAGATAA